CGCCCCAGCTGGTCGCCAGCGTCAGGCCGGCGGCGCCCAGGCCGACCAACACGATTCCGGCGTAGTCGATGACCGGCTTGGCGTCCGACGCCAGTGCCGGGATGACCGCCGCCGCCACGAAGATCACCACCACCGAGATGGGCACGTTCACCCAGAACGCCCATCGCCAAGTCAGGTAGTCGGTGAAGTACCCCCCCAGTAGGGGGCCGACGACTGTGGTCACGCCGAAGACGGCTCCGAGAATGCCCTGGTAGCGGCCGCGTTCGCGAAGCGGCACCACCTCACCGATCAGCGCGCTCGCCGTGACTGTGATCCCGCCGCCGCCGATGCCCTGCAGAGCCCGGGCCGCGACCAGCATGCCCATGGATTGGGCCAGTCCACATACCACCGACCCCACCACGAAGAACACGATGCCGGCCTGAAAAACGCGCTTACGGCCGAACAGGTCACCCAGTTTGCCGACCAGCGCGGTGACGATTGTGGATGCCAACAGGTAGCTGGTCACCACCCAAGACTGATGGCCGGCGTCGCCGAGGTCGGCGACGATCGTGGGCAGCGCGGTGGCGACGATCGTCTGGTCCAGTGCCGCCAGCAGCATCCCGAGCACGATCGCAACGAAGATGAGGTTTCGCCGTTGCGGGGTGATCAACGGGCCGCTGGCGGCGGTGGTGGCCGCCGGCTTGGCCTGCGTCGGTGCGGTGGATGATGCCCTCGCGCTGGTCATGCCTGCCTTCCCGTCGGCGTCCGATGCTAACGGGTGCCCACGGCTGACCCGCGGCAATCGCGTCGCGGGTCAGCCGGCGGCCAGCACCTAGGCGATCGAACCCGGCGGCCGCGACACGCACTGCGCCAGGTAGAGCTGCTCACCCAACTTGTCCATCAGCTGCAGCTGGGTCTCCAGGTAGTCGACGTGGTTCTCCTCGTCGGCGATGATCTTCTCCAGCAGGAAGGCGCTGGTGCTGTCCTCTTTCGCGCGGCACATGATGACGCCCGGCTTGAGCCGGTTCAACACCTCGTACTCGATCGCCAAATCCGCCTCGAACTGCTCGCGTAGCGTTTGGCCGATGCGCAACGAGAAGAGGCGCTGGTAGTTCGGCAGACCATCGAGCAACAAGATGCGGTCGGTGATCGCCTCGGCGTGCCGCATCTCGTCGAAGGACTCGGCACGGGTGTGCCCGGCGATCTCGGTGAAGCCCCAGTTCTCCTGCATCTTCGAATGCAGGAAGTACTGGTTGATTGCGGTCAGTTCGCTGGTCAGTTGCTCGTTGAGCAGACGCAGCACATCGGGATCCCCTTGCATGATCACTCCTCCGGTGTCAAAGCTGTCAGGACTGCGACACCGGGCTGGGCTGCAGCGCGCGGTGTCGCCGTAGCAGCACTTTGCCACCTAAATTTCGAATGTTCCAGCAAGGTATGGCTGCGCTCACTAGGCAAAATGCCGCCTTAGTTAGGTTCGTCTAACCTACTTAGGGTAGACTGACTTAACATGGGGCATGTTCCGGCGACCGCTCGTCTTTGTGAGGCACGCTGATGTACGTATGCCTGTGCGTCGGGGTCACCAACCACACCGTGGCGGAGTGCGTGGCCCGTGGTGCTTCCACCTCTAAGGAGGTGGCCGAGGCGTGCGGCGCGGGTGGCGACTGTGGGCGGTGCCGACGCACGCTGCGCGCGATCATCGCCGCGTCGAAGGACAGCGAACCCGAGCTCGAGACGGCAGCGTCGCGCTGACGCGAATCAGTTCTGCTTGCGGTCGGCGAACGAGGCGAGGGCCGTGGCGTTGTCCTGAGTGCCCATCAACTTGGCGAAGTGAGCGTTTTCCCGCGCCGTCGCCGCCGCGATCTCCGGCCGAATCGGTTCGGCCATCGTGTGCTTGACCGCCATCAAACTTGAAATAGGCCGGGAGGCAAGGACTTCCGCGTGCCGCCGGGTCTCGGCGAGGAGGTCCTCCGGAGCGCAGACGCGCCAGGCCAGACCCATCCGCAAGGCTTCCTGGGCGTCGATCCATTCCGAGGACATCAACAGCCAGGCGGCATTTTGCCGCCCGATCAGCTGAGGCAACAGGTACGACGACGCGGCCTCGGGCGCCACGCCGAGGCTGGTGAACGGGCATTTCAACCGCGCCGTCGCGGACATGAACGCCAGGTCGGCGTATCCGAGGATCGTGGCACCGATGCCCACTCCGACACCGTTGACCGCGCAAATCAGCGGTTTGGGGAACGCGCTGAGCGCGTCGATCAGGCCGGGGAAGCCGTGTTTGCCCGGGGTGAAGCCGGGATCGGTGATGCGTGCCTGCATCTCGGCGAGATCCGTGCCAGCGCTGAAGCCGCGCCCCGCGCCGGTCAATACGACGACCGCGACATGCGGATCCTCGGCCGCGGTCAACAGCGCTTCGGCGGTGGCGTCATAGAGCGCTTCGTTGAAGGCGTTGAGCGCTTCAGGGCGGTTCAGCGTCAGGGTGCGTACTCGATTGGC
This Mycobacterium simiae DNA region includes the following protein-coding sequences:
- the bfr gene encoding bacterioferritin, with protein sequence MQGDPDVLRLLNEQLTSELTAINQYFLHSKMQENWGFTEIAGHTRAESFDEMRHAEAITDRILLLDGLPNYQRLFSLRIGQTLREQFEADLAIEYEVLNRLKPGVIMCRAKEDSTSAFLLEKIIADEENHVDYLETQLQLMDKLGEQLYLAQCVSRPPGSIA
- a CDS encoding (2Fe-2S)-binding protein → MYVCLCVGVTNHTVAECVARGASTSKEVAEACGAGGDCGRCRRTLRAIIAASKDSEPELETAASR
- a CDS encoding enoyl-CoA hydratase/isomerase family protein codes for the protein MLLIEDANRVRTLTLNRPEALNAFNEALYDATAEALLTAAEDPHVAVVVLTGAGRGFSAGTDLAEMQARITDPGFTPGKHGFPGLIDALSAFPKPLICAVNGVGVGIGATILGYADLAFMSATARLKCPFTSLGVAPEAASSYLLPQLIGRQNAAWLLMSSEWIDAQEALRMGLAWRVCAPEDLLAETRRHAEVLASRPISSLMAVKHTMAEPIRPEIAAATARENAHFAKLMGTQDNATALASFADRKQN